Proteins from a genomic interval of Capsicum annuum cultivar UCD-10X-F1 chromosome 4, UCD10Xv1.1, whole genome shotgun sequence:
- the LOC107867916 gene encoding uncharacterized protein LOC107867916 isoform X4: protein MAEEKKPVLASEYNLDAKWDACLDLGVRRFTYLSLIGGFAGLLLFRSPVTRWASTTFGAGLGIGSSYTECSHKFGGYPGKSNASISENPITKVGDN, encoded by the exons ATGGCTGAAGAGAAGAAGCCAGTTCTAGCATCGGAATACAATCTGGATGCTAAGTGGGATGCTTGTCTTGATTTGGGTGTTCGCCGTTTCACCTACCTTTCCTTAATCGGTGGCTTTGCTGGTCTTCTCCTCTTCC GGAGTCCCGTGACACGCTGGGCATCTACAACATTTGGTGCTGGGTTAGGCATAGGATCTTCGTACACAGAATGCTCTCATAAATTTGGTGGATATCCTGGAAAATCAAATGCTAGTATTTCCGAGAATCCTATTACCAAG
- the LOC107867916 gene encoding uncharacterized protein LOC107867916 isoform X2, translated as MAEEKKPVLASEYNLDAKWDACLDLGVRRFTYLSLIGGFAGLLLFRLESRSNPFQEREDGTSQMAFGLLERMLTGQMTLEDFLRAIERRPLDDYDDQGDSRDVREANGRPNGVRKPSKEEMAPSALEGVP; from the exons ATGGCTGAAGAGAAGAAGCCAGTTCTAGCATCGGAATACAATCTGGATGCTAAGTGGGATGCTTGTCTTGATTTGGGTGTTCGCCGTTTCACCTACCTTTCCTTAATCGGTGGCTTTGCTGGTCTTCTCCTCTTCC GTTTGGAatcgaggtcaaatccttttcaagaaagggaggatggTACAAGCCAAATGGCCTTCGGGTTGCTAGAGAGGATGCTTACAGGTCAAATGACACTTGAGGACTTCTTGAGGGCTATCGAAAGGCGtccattggatgattatgatgaccaAGGAGACTCAAGGGATGTTAGAGAGGCCAATGGAAGACCAAACGGGGTTAGAAAGCCCTCGAAAGAGGAGATGGCCCCATCCGCTTTGGAG GGAGTCCCGTGA
- the LOC107867916 gene encoding uncharacterized protein LOC107867916 isoform X1, with protein MASGEGSPRASGEINMETLMVAIMSVKQNVNQRMESMESSRSRRMDKIIDRPYSPNSVLSNPPNSRASLSGHAPNELQGLESRSNPFQEREDGTSQMAFGLLERMLTGQMTLEDFLRAIERRPLDDYDDQGDSRDVREANGRPNGVRKPSKEEMAPSALEGVP; from the exons ATGGCATCGGGAGAAGGTAGCCCAAGAGCTTCGGGCGAGATAAACATGGAAACTTTAATGGTGGCCATAATGAGTGTGAAACAAAATGTAAATCAAAGAATGGAAAGCATGGAAAGTTCACGCTCAAGAAGGATGGATAAAATAATAGATCGCCCATACTCCCCTAACTCCGTCCTATCCAATCCACCAAATTCCCGAGCTTCTTTGAGTGGACATGCTCCAAACGAActtcaag GTTTGGAatcgaggtcaaatccttttcaagaaagggaggatggTACAAGCCAAATGGCCTTCGGGTTGCTAGAGAGGATGCTTACAGGTCAAATGACACTTGAGGACTTCTTGAGGGCTATCGAAAGGCGtccattggatgattatgatgaccaAGGAGACTCAAGGGATGTTAGAGAGGCCAATGGAAGACCAAACGGGGTTAGAAAGCCCTCGAAAGAGGAGATGGCCCCATCCGCTTTGGAG GGAGTCCCGTGA